In Pelecanus crispus isolate bPelCri1 chromosome Z, bPelCri1.pri, whole genome shotgun sequence, the following are encoded in one genomic region:
- the CDO1 gene encoding cysteine dioxygenase type 1 — MEHPAGMELPVQTETWKARSLEELVRILHGIFAEDKVSVEEVQALMESYESNAEEWLQYAKFDQYRYTRNLVDNGNGKFNLMILCWGEGHGSSIHDHTDSHCFMKILQGNLKETLFEWPEKKGNGEMTKKSERVLRENQCAYINDSIGLHRVENISHTESAVSLHLYSPPFDSCNTFDQRTGHKHKVKMTFYSQFGERTVCVKHTGNRSAAGKQLRSTARVCIRPDECLTGDRRLAWLRPTASYISIPCRW, encoded by the exons ATGGAACACCCGGCAGGGATGGAGCTGCCGGTGCAGACGGAGACGTGGAAGGCGCGGAGCCTGGAGGAGCTGGTCCGCATCCTCCATGGGATATTCGCTGAGGACAAAGTCAGCGTGGAAGAAGTGCAGGCGCTGATGGAGTCGTACGAAAGCAACGCCGAGGAGTGGCTGCAGTATGCCAAATTCGACCAGTACAG GTATACAAGAAATCTTGTGGACAATGGAAATGGAAAGTTCAACTTGATGATCTTGTGCTGGGGTGAAGGGCATGGCAG CAGCATCCATGATCACACAGATTCACACTGCTTTATGAAGATCCTTCAGGGAAATCTCAAGGAGACTCTGTTTGAATGGCCTGAGAAAAAAGGGAATGGTGAAATGACAAAGAAATCAGAACGAGTTTTGAGGGAAAATCAATGCGCCTACATCAACG ACTCCATTGGCCTGCACCGTGTGGAGAACATCAGCCACACAGAATCTGCCGTCAGCCTTCATTTGTACAGCCCGCCTTTCGACAGCTGTAACACCTTTGACCAGAGGACTGGGCACAAGCACAAAGTCAAGATGACCTTCTATAGCCAGTTTGGAGAAAGGACTGTCTGC GTAAAACACACAG GTAACAGGAGTGCCGCAGGAAAACAACTGAGAAGCACAGCACGTGTTTGCATAAGACCTGATGAATGTTTAACCGGGGACAGAAGACTTGCCTGGCTAAGGCCAACAGCCAGCTATATTTCTATACCTTGTAGATGGTAG
- the ATG12 gene encoding ubiquitin-like protein ATG12: MAEAEEQQPPPASPQSEGRSEGGEEAPEGGAAAGAADPAPPPAGSPGTEEPAGDTKKKIDVLLKAVGDTPIMKTKKWAVERTRTIQGLVDFIKKFLKLMASEQLFIYVNQSFAPSPDQEVGTLYECFGSDGKLVLHYCKTQAWG, translated from the exons aTGGCGGAAGCGGAGGAGCAGCAGCCGCCACCCGCCTCGCCTCAGAGCGAGGGCCGAAGCGAGGGTGGGGAGGAAGCCCCGGAAGGTGGAGCTGCAGCGGGGGCTGCCGACCCGGCCCCGCCTCCGGCCGGCTCCCCGGGCACCGAGGAGCCTGCCGGCGACacgaaaaagaaaa TTGACGTCCTGCTGAAGGCCGTGGGCGACACCCCCATCATGAAGACCAAGAAGTGGGCCGTGGAGCGGACCCGGACCATCCAGGGCCTCGTCGACTTCATCAAGAAGTTCCTCAAGCTGATGGCCTCCGAGCAGCTG ttcatATATGTAAACCAGTCTTTTGCTCCATCTCCAGACCAAGAAGTTGGGACCCTCTATGAG tgctTTGGAAGTGATGGCAAGCTTGTGCTGCATTACTGCAAAACTCAGGCATGGGGATGA